The stretch of DNA CAAACACTTAAAGAAATTTTAAAAATAGGTTATTTACTACTTTTCAAAGTTGTATTTAGTGTATGCAAATTGTCACCACAAAAAAATAAGCTCATCTTTGTGATATCTTTTGAAGAGAATGCATTTTTTATCTATCAGGAATTGCTGAGGCAAAAGGCACCATTTGACATTGTGGTGTTATGCAAACCGACGTTGTACAAAGATATGAAAAATAAATTTAATCAAGCCACAATAATCCCTTTTGAATCGCGGCATTTACTGAACTGGTTAAGGTCTATTTACCATTTGGCCACTTCCAGAATCATTCTGATTGATAATTACTTTGCCTTTTTATCAACCATTCAATTCAAAAAAAATGTACAATGTATACAACTGTGGCATGCAGCAGGTGCATTTAAAAAATTCGGTTTACAAGATCAATCGATTGTACATAGAAGGAATATCGCTTTAAAAAGGTTTAGAAAGGTATACTCGAAGTTTGATAAGATTATTATTGGTTCAGAAAGCATGGCGAACATTTTTACTGAAGCGTTTGATGTCCCTCAAACAAACTTCTTACGTACAGGGATTCCTAGAACGGATTTATTTTATGACCTACAGAAGCAGGAACAACTGAGAAAAGAGTTTATTCAAAAGTACCCAGCTGTTAAGGGTAAAAAAGTAATTCTGTATGCACCTACATTTCGTGATACACAACTTGCGAATTATCAAATCCAACTCGACATCGATAATATGTATAAGAGCTTGAAGCAAGACTTTATTTTAATCATAAAATTGCATCCTGCCGTTCAAACTAAGACTAATTATGCAGAAAGTTATCCTGGTTTTGTCTATGACTTTTCATCACATCAAGGAATAAATGAATTATTGGTCAATGTGGATTATTTAATCACGGATTATTCGTCGATTCCATTTGAATATGCCTTATTAAAAAGACCGATGATTTTTTACCCGTATGATTTAACTTTGTATCAAAAGGATCGAGGCGTCATTGAAAACTATCAGCAAGAAGTTCCAGGTCCTATCGCATATGATAGTGACACAGTCATTTCATTAATCCTGAATAATAAATTTAATCTTGATTTGGTTTGTCAATTCTCTAGCAAGTGGAATCAATATTCTACCGGTCATTCCTCAGCAGAGTTTGTTCGATATATTGTCAGCCAATAAACAAGTCACCTAGATGGAGGCATTA from Neobacillus sp. CF12 encodes:
- a CDS encoding CDP-glycerol glycerophosphotransferase family protein, encoding MKKFLTNRLKSSKSLVQVQTLKEILKIGYLLLFKVVFSVCKLSPQKNKLIFVISFEENAFFIYQELLRQKAPFDIVVLCKPTLYKDMKNKFNQATIIPFESRHLLNWLRSIYHLATSRIILIDNYFAFLSTIQFKKNVQCIQLWHAAGAFKKFGLQDQSIVHRRNIALKRFRKVYSKFDKIIIGSESMANIFTEAFDVPQTNFLRTGIPRTDLFYDLQKQEQLRKEFIQKYPAVKGKKVILYAPTFRDTQLANYQIQLDIDNMYKSLKQDFILIIKLHPAVQTKTNYAESYPGFVYDFSSHQGINELLVNVDYLITDYSSIPFEYALLKRPMIFYPYDLTLYQKDRGVIENYQQEVPGPIAYDSDTVISLILNNKFNLDLVCQFSSKWNQYSTGHSSAEFVRYIVSQ